The Candidatus Zixiibacteriota bacterium sequence TTTCATCTGGGGTCTGTGGATGGCTCATAATATCGACTCGCTCTATGTCAATGATCCGGAAGGATTCGCGACCCAATTCAATGATATGCCTAAACTTCTGATTTCTTCCGACGAAGCGAAATTCCATTATGACGACCAGATGACGGCTTTCCTGAATTTTCTAAATAGCAACGGTATGGGCACGACCATTCAGCATCTGACATTTGAAGGCAACAGTGAAATGCCGGCGACGGCTGATAGCTACCTCTATGATCTTCTTGAGGATATCCTGATATTCCATTCTGAAAATTTCGATATCCCTGAAGATTTGTAAAACTGATTATTAGTTTTTGAAAATTAAGGGTTGGGCCGGAAAGATTATTCTTTTCGGCCCTTTTTCTTGAGATGAAAGAATATGATGTAATTTCCATAGGCGCCCATCCCGATGACGTTGAGGTCGGGACGGGAGGCGTAATTATTAAACTGGCTGAGCAAAATTACAGGATTGGCATAATCTACTTAACCGCCGGTGAAATGGGTACCGGCGGTGAAGCCGAAGAGCGAAGCCGCGAAGCCGAAGATGCGGCCCGATTGATGGGCGCCGATTTGCTCAAAACCTACGATTGGGGTGATGCGTCACTCGCCGACAGTTATGACAAACGTTTGGCTTTGGCCCGCGATATCCGAAACTATAAGCCTTCGGCAATTTTATGTCCGGCGCCCCGGAAAGGCCACGGCCGCAGGCAATCGCATTCGGACCATGTTGCCTGTGGAGAAATAAGTATCAATGCCGCCAATCTGGCGTCGCTCAAAAAGGTTCCAGTTGAGGGTAAGCCGTATCAGGTTAACCGGATCTTTTATTATTTTTTGCCCCCGGGTATGAATCCGGATTTTGTCGTTGACATCAGCGATCAATTTGATAAGTGGCTGGAGGCTTTGAAATGTCACAAAAGCCAGTTTCTCAATCCTGAAAAATCACGCGATTATATTTGGACGCTTGAGAGTCTGGCGCGTCATTACGGTTTGATGGCCGGTGTGAAATACGGCCAGGGCTTTAAGGGCGACCAAACGCTTTTAATAAATAATATAATGGATTTGGCCAAAGGACACCGATTCTAACTGATACTACGAAGCATAAATTTATGGTATGGAAGCAAAACTGAAAATTCCGGCCCTCAATACTATCTAAAATTGATTAAAATGCGGTTGGCCGGTGAATGTAATTTATTGTTTTGCAAAGAGTTAAGGGCATAGAAATTGCTTGACAGATGTGAACCAATTGCTTAGCTTAATAGGCTATGAAACTGACTTTGAACAACATAAATGACTTCCCCGCCCATTTGGTCCTGGAAGGGAAAGCCAATGATTTGAGACTGGAATATAGGGGGTTGGTTGAAGCACATTCCTTGCAGGTCGAAATGGATATTATCCTGAGCGATAATATCTATTATTGTCAAGGTCAGGTCAAATGTGACGCTAAGTTGGAATGTTCCCGATGCCTGGAACCGTATTCTGAGTCACTAAACGGCAGGATTGATTTTTCAATTCAGGAACTTTCCGATAAACATCCGGTTGATACAGATGAAGTCCCGGAAAACGAAATATTGCTGACTTCCGTAACTAAAGAGATAGATATCAGTCAGCCGATTCGTGAAGCCTTAATTCTGGAGATACCATTAAAGCCGATTTGCGCCGAATCCTGCCGGGGTTTATGCTCCCTTTGCGGCGGTAATAAAAATGTCCAACAATGCGATTGCCGGATAGAAAACGCCGATTCGAGATGGGACAATTTAAAAGATTTACTAATAGATCAACAAAGCCCGGATAAATAATTGAGGAGATATCATGGCATTACCAAAAAGGAGACACTCACGAGCTCGAGGCCGTAAACGCCGGACACACTGGAAATTGAAACCGCCGACAATCGTCGATTGCCCGCAGTGTCACCAACCCAAATTGTCGCATCATATATGTCCCAATTGTGGCTTTTATAAGGGTGAAGAAGTTCTTGAAGTCAAATAATCCGGCAAATAATCAGACTTATTATCATGCCTGAAAAAACGGGAATTACAATAGCGCTTGATATCATGGGCACCGACAACGGTCCCGGGAATATTATTGCCGGAGGTGTTGTGGCGGCGCGCCAGTTCGGTCCGAATGTAAAGATTGTTTTGGTCGGTCAGCAAGACGCAATCAGCGGCGAGTTGAAAAAACTACGCGACGTTCCGGCTAATATCGATATTCACCACGCCGAAGGTGTCGTCACCATGGAGGATTCTCCGGCTGACGCCGTGCGTCGCCAGGGAACATCAATCGCCGAGGCGTTCCGACTCCAAAAGGAAGGCCAGGTCAACGCCGTAGTTTCCCCGGGCAATACCGGCGCCATTATGGGAACCGCCGTTTTGAGGTTAGGTCGTTTGCGGGAAGTTCGCCGTCCGGCTATCGCGTCGTTTTTTCCATCGATTCATAGCAGCCAGACCCTCGTATTGGATGTCGGAGCCAACTCCACCTGCAAGCCGATCCATTTGTATCAGTTCGCCATTATGGGTACGATTGTGGCCAAGTCGATGATGCAGAAGAAAAATCCCCGCGTGGGTTTGCTCTCCATCGGCAAGGAGAAAAGTAAGGGTAATGAACTGATTGTCAGTACCCATCCGCTTTTGAAAAATAATAAAGCCTTGAATTTTATAGGCAATATTGAAGGCCGTGATATCCTGATGGGCAATGCCGACGTTGTTGTTACGGACGGTTTTGTGGGTAACATTGTTCTTAAATTCGCCGAATCGGTTGAAGGTTTTTTAACAACTTCATTGCGCCGACAGGTTTCAACTAATATCTTTTCCCGATGCGGCGCGATACTGATGTACCCGTTTTTACGACGCCTGCGCAACACCTTCGATTACGCCGAATATGGCGGAGCGCCCTTGCTGGGTGTTAACGGCGTCTGTTTGATTTGCCACGGTGAATCATCAGGTAAGGCGATATTAAGCGCCTTAATGGTCGCCCGGGACATGGTGTCGTTTCAGGTAAATAAAAAAATAGAGGCTGTCTTGATGCCCGGACAAAACGGAGATGAAGAAGCCGTCGATTATAATATAAACGGCGTTTCGCTATCTGAAAAGTGGCAAAATTAAATTAGGTGATATAAACTGATGTTAAGAGCAAAAATAATCGGAACCGGGTCATATACGCCGGAAAAGATATTGACCAATCAGGATTTGGAAAAAATGGTTGATACTTCCGATGAATGGATAAAGAGCCGGACGGGAATTACCGAACGGCGCGTGGTTGTTAAGGGTCAGGTAACTTCAGATCTCTGTGTCGCTTCGGCCAAAAATGCCCTCGAAATGGCCGGTATCGGCCCCGATGATATCGATTTACTCCTTATTGGGACGGTAACTCCGGATTTTAAATTGCCTTCATTGGCTTGTATTGTTCAGAAAAAACTGGGTTTGAAAAATGCGGCCACAATGGATATTGTAGCGGCCTGTTCCGGGTTTATTTATGGTTTATCAATTGCCCGAGCCCATATCATTTCCGGAATTTACAAAAATATTATGGTCATCGGCGCCGAGATGCTCAGTTCGGTGACCAACTATGAAGACCGCAATACCTGCGTTTTATTCGGTGATGCAGCGGGGGCGGCCATTTTGACTGCGACTGAAGAGGATACCGGAATTCTTTCAACATTCATGAAATCAGATGGAAATCTGGCGGAGTTATTATGTATTCCCGCCGGCGGGACTCAAAATCCCTTCAGCCGCAATGGCGATACGCCCTGGTCCGATTACTTCATTCAAATGCGCGGTAATGAAGTCTTTAAGCACGCCGTACGACACATGGGCAACGCCGCCGAAAGGGTAATCTCTGATGCCGGGCTGACTCATGATCAAATCGACTGGTTGATTCCGCATCAGGCGAATATCAGGATTATCAAGGCTACGGCCGATCGCATCGGATTACCGATGGAAAAAGTTTTTATGAATATAGAAAAATACGGCAACACATCGGCCGCTTCGGTGCCGCTGGCGCTGGATGAAGCGATCCGAACCGGCCTGATTAAGACCGGAGATAACATTGTTAGTGTTGCCTTCGGGGGCGGTTTAACATGGGGAGCGGTTCTATTCCGCTGGTAGGAAAACGTGAGTAAAACGGCATATTTATTTCCCGGACAAGCATCCCAATACGTCGGTATGGGACAGGAACTATATGAGAAGTCGGATCGCGTCAAGCAATTTTATCGACAGGCATCCGATTTACTCGGTGATGATTTAGCCCGCATCTCGTTTGAGGGACCGGCTGAAAAATTAAAACAAACGATATTTACGCAACCGGCCATTTTGATTCATTCTCTGGCGATATTGGAAATCGCCGGTGATAATCTGGACGCGCCGTCCTTTGCCGCCGGTCATAGCCTGGGCGAATACGGCGCTTTGGTTTGTTGCGGAGCAATAAGCAATGAAGACGCCATTACGGCCGTGTGCACTCGAGCCAAACTGATGGAGCAGGCCTGCGTGGATAATCCGGGAACGATGGCGGCGATTCTGGCTCTCGATGATGAAAAACTAAATGAGGTCATTAGCGAAGCTTCAACCAAAGGCATTATAACGGCGGCCAATATCAACTCCGCTATTCAGGTTGCCGTCTCCGGCGATGTCCCGGGCGTTGAAGAAGCCTGCCGACTGGCCAAAGAGAAGGGCGCCAAACGAGCGGTCATGCTCGAAGTCGGAGGAGCCTTCCATTCGCCTTTGATGAACTCAGCCTCTGAAGGTATGGCGAAATGTCTGGATGAGATCGATATCAGGGATGCTTCGATATCGGTTATTGCCAATGTAACAGCTCAGCCGGTAACTAAGGCGGACGATATTCGCCGTCTTTTGGTCGAACAGATTACATCACCGGTCAGGTGGCGCGATACGATGGCCTATTTCATCGAGGAGAATGTGGAAACGGTCGTAGAAATCGGACCCGGCAAAGTACTAAGCGGTTTGGCCAAAAGAGATATGCGCGGCGTAAACCTATATAATATCGATACCTTGGCTGATGTGGACGCATTTATCAAACAGCCCGTATATTAAGGATAATTTATGAAGCCATTGGAAGGTAAAACGGCGTTAGTAACTGGCTCGGCCAGAGGGATTGGAAAAGCCATCGCCGACAAATTGGGAAGTCTGGGAGCGAAGTTGATAATTTCTGATGTAATGGAAGAGATGGCCATACAAACAGCCTCCGAATTCTCTGGGAAGGGATATGTGGCGCATGCTATCAGTTGCAATGTCAGCGATCCTGATAGCGTCAAAGATTTGATTAATAAGGTCATAGATAAATTCGATTCCATTGACATACTCGTCAATAACGCCGGTATCACCCGTGACGGACTTTTGATTCGTCAAACATTAGAGGGGTGGGATCAGGTTATGGATGTCAATCTTAAGGGGGCTTTTTTGACAATTAAGGCCGTTTCGCGGGTGATGATGAAAGCCCGCTGCGGCAAAATCATAAATATCAGTTCTGTGGTTGGTTTGATGGGCAACCCCGGACAGGCAAATTACGCCGCTTCCAAAGCGGGCCTGATAGGTTTAACCAAATCACTGGCCAAAGAACTGGCCGGACGAGGAATTACCGTAAATGCCGTGGCGCCGGGTTACATCGCGACTCACATGACCGAGGAATTGCCCGAGGCCGCCCGCGACGCGTTTTTAAATATCATTCCGCTGAAACGACCGGGAACGGCCCAAGATGTTGCCTCGGCGGTAGCGTTTTTGGCGTCCCCAGAATCTGATTATATTACCGGTCAGGTTTTGCAGGTCGACGGCGGCATGCTGATGTAAACAAATTTTGAAATAACAGGACAACATTATCAAAGGAGATTGGGATGTCTGTTGAAGTAAAAGAAAAAGTAGAAGAAATCGTCATGGACAAGTTGAATGTTACCGCTGAGCAAGTAACCCCTGAAGCATCTTTTGCCGAGGATCTTGGCGCAGATTCTCTGGATCAGGCCGAATTGGTTCTGGCGCTGGAAGATGAGTTCGGGATGCAGATTTCGGATAAGGACAGCGAGAATCTGACCACCGTCGGCTCGGCGATTGA is a genomic window containing:
- the plsX gene encoding phosphate acyltransferase PlsX, which encodes MPEKTGITIALDIMGTDNGPGNIIAGGVVAARQFGPNVKIVLVGQQDAISGELKKLRDVPANIDIHHAEGVVTMEDSPADAVRRQGTSIAEAFRLQKEGQVNAVVSPGNTGAIMGTAVLRLGRLREVRRPAIASFFPSIHSSQTLVLDVGANSTCKPIHLYQFAIMGTIVAKSMMQKKNPRVGLLSIGKEKSKGNELIVSTHPLLKNNKALNFIGNIEGRDILMGNADVVVTDGFVGNIVLKFAESVEGFLTTSLRRQVSTNIFSRCGAILMYPFLRRLRNTFDYAEYGGAPLLGVNGVCLICHGESSGKAILSALMVARDMVSFQVNKKIEAVLMPGQNGDEEAVDYNINGVSLSEKWQN
- a CDS encoding beta-ketoacyl-ACP synthase III encodes the protein MLRAKIIGTGSYTPEKILTNQDLEKMVDTSDEWIKSRTGITERRVVVKGQVTSDLCVASAKNALEMAGIGPDDIDLLLIGTVTPDFKLPSLACIVQKKLGLKNAATMDIVAACSGFIYGLSIARAHIISGIYKNIMVIGAEMLSSVTNYEDRNTCVLFGDAAGAAILTATEEDTGILSTFMKSDGNLAELLCIPAGGTQNPFSRNGDTPWSDYFIQMRGNEVFKHAVRHMGNAAERVISDAGLTHDQIDWLIPHQANIRIIKATADRIGLPMEKVFMNIEKYGNTSAASVPLALDEAIRTGLIKTGDNIVSVAFGGGLTWGAVLFRW
- the rpmF gene encoding 50S ribosomal protein L32 yields the protein MALPKRRHSRARGRKRRTHWKLKPPTIVDCPQCHQPKLSHHICPNCGFYKGEEVLEVK
- the acpP gene encoding acyl carrier protein, with translation MSVEVKEKVEEIVMDKLNVTAEQVTPEASFAEDLGADSLDQAELVLALEDEFGMQISDKDSENLTTVGSAIEYINKHTNK
- a CDS encoding PIG-L family deacetylase — protein: MKEYDVISIGAHPDDVEVGTGGVIIKLAEQNYRIGIIYLTAGEMGTGGEAEERSREAEDAARLMGADLLKTYDWGDASLADSYDKRLALARDIRNYKPSAILCPAPRKGHGRRQSHSDHVACGEISINAANLASLKKVPVEGKPYQVNRIFYYFLPPGMNPDFVVDISDQFDKWLEALKCHKSQFLNPEKSRDYIWTLESLARHYGLMAGVKYGQGFKGDQTLLINNIMDLAKGHRF
- the fabG gene encoding 3-oxoacyl-[acyl-carrier-protein] reductase; this translates as MKPLEGKTALVTGSARGIGKAIADKLGSLGAKLIISDVMEEMAIQTASEFSGKGYVAHAISCNVSDPDSVKDLINKVIDKFDSIDILVNNAGITRDGLLIRQTLEGWDQVMDVNLKGAFLTIKAVSRVMMKARCGKIINISSVVGLMGNPGQANYAASKAGLIGLTKSLAKELAGRGITVNAVAPGYIATHMTEELPEAARDAFLNIIPLKRPGTAQDVASAVAFLASPESDYITGQVLQVDGGMLM
- the fabD gene encoding ACP S-malonyltransferase, with translation MSKTAYLFPGQASQYVGMGQELYEKSDRVKQFYRQASDLLGDDLARISFEGPAEKLKQTIFTQPAILIHSLAILEIAGDNLDAPSFAAGHSLGEYGALVCCGAISNEDAITAVCTRAKLMEQACVDNPGTMAAILALDDEKLNEVISEASTKGIITAANINSAIQVAVSGDVPGVEEACRLAKEKGAKRAVMLEVGGAFHSPLMNSASEGMAKCLDEIDIRDASISVIANVTAQPVTKADDIRRLLVEQITSPVRWRDTMAYFIEENVETVVEIGPGKVLSGLAKRDMRGVNLYNIDTLADVDAFIKQPVY
- a CDS encoding DUF177 domain-containing protein, yielding MKLTLNNINDFPAHLVLEGKANDLRLEYRGLVEAHSLQVEMDIILSDNIYYCQGQVKCDAKLECSRCLEPYSESLNGRIDFSIQELSDKHPVDTDEVPENEILLTSVTKEIDISQPIREALILEIPLKPICAESCRGLCSLCGGNKNVQQCDCRIENADSRWDNLKDLLIDQQSPDK